The genomic segment gatatgggaggagAATTAAGtcgtttggcccattgagtctgctccgccattccaccatttggcctgtcaagtcCATGCCAGCTCTCAGAACAATCCCGCCTTTTCCTGATCCCTGTGTGTGAAAAAATGTGTCTATCAGGAACCCTttaaaatctttcccttctcaccttaaaccatcTAGTTTTGAACTCCCCTTCCCTGAGAAAAGGAATGATGTTTTCAATGCCCCTTGTGATTATGCCCAATGATGTGacctccacaggcatctgtggcaatgaattccagagttaccaccctctggctaaagaaattcctcatctctgttctaaagggatgtgccTCTATTCTGACGCTGTGCTAAAATCCATTCTAGACATTCCCACTTTTGGAATCATGCTCTGtatctccactctatctaggccttaaaATACCTAATTGGTTTAGGGTGCCAGGTTTCCTTCTGAAAGACAAATGAATTTTCCaaagtgttttttaaaaaagttaactATCCAGCTGTTTTAATGGAATTCAAATCCCGCCTGAGAATAAGTAGAGTTATGTCTGGTATTCAAATTGTTAAACTACTGACTGCCTGCAGAGACATCAACCATGAAATGGGTGGTGGATGTGAGGGTGTATGCTGTTTGCTGCAGATTTGTGCTTCCACATTTACTGCTCTCATTTTTCCATTGATTAAAAAAGACAAATTCCAGGCAATTGATAGCCAATTAAATGTTTTATTTTGATGCATAACAGGAGAGGTTTGGCAACTAATTTGCAGAAGGTAGGGGTACAGAAGTTAAATAATCATCAAATGTATGTTGCGGTAATGGTTGAACAGTAAAAATGTTAGCTAGGACAGCAGAAGTCCCCAGGCCATTGTTTTATTTGTAGGCAGACTAGAGAAAGACAGCTTAATTCTTCATCTGGAAAATGGATATATTGTTCTCCTGCTATTGAAATAGCAGCTTAGAACATGTCCTTCTTTGGCTTAAACATGTCTCAAAAGGTTGACCATGTTGAAATGACTTGGAAGCTAAACATTATTTGTGaggattctttctatttgatTTTGCAGTACATTACGGTTGTTATTCCCTTAAACTCCATATTGACCTACAGTATGTAAACTAGAACCAAGCTGAACCTAAATTTGACTAGGTTAACTTTTTTTTGGACTAATTTTTTCACTTCAAACATTCCAATAAGAATGATTTCCTTATTTCCACATGGGTAATGGACATGCTCCTGCTTTATGTAGATGGCTATATGTAATTGTAGATAACTGTTATCTAAATTTGCATAGCTATTTATACTGTTACACAATTAGTAAACCCAATTTCCTTTTTCTTTACAGGACAACTTGCATTGAAACTACATGTAACAGGATAACAGTTCTACTTGATGGTTTTCCCATGTTTAAACATGTTTACATTGCAATTGTCATTTCATTTGAATAATAACATAGAATTAAATAACTGAAATTTACAATAGTTATCGGCGACCTAGCCAAAGACTTACTGATTTTAAAATTACTGGTAACTGGAAAAGTTTTacaggctttttttttaaaaaaaaagtctcattaTTAAAATCTCTTTTAAATGCATTACTTTTAAAGTCCATTCCATTACTAAAGTGATTCCAAAACACATTAAGTTTGAAGGATCTTAATGATATTTCTTGTATTATGTATGTCAAAGTGTAGTAAAACTCCCAACACTTCTCTATCTAGTTACTCGGGAATTACAATTGCTCGATGCCTGGTTGGCCGTGCCTTTTTAAGTTCTTTAGCTTCCCTGGAAAAATTACGATTGTGCAACATTTTCAAGTGTCACAATATTAAAACTAAAATCTGCTATGGGAAGTTTACCCATCCAGACCAATTAATGTCTCAAATGTGCCAGAATAATGAATTTTAACTGAAATATCCAAAAAAAGAAATGTTGAACTTGTTTACTGTATAACTTCTAAATTTAATAGTTTGCATTTGGGTGGTTAGATGAGTCAACGAGTATTCTGTGGCTCCTTCTGTGACTCAGCAAAATAAAACTAGTAAATACATGTTGTGGttgatttccttcattttcaaacacttgtatttctattttatttgGATCTTGCAGTATGACAAACACCTATTAAGGTATCTTAAGGATTAGCACAGTTGTTAATGTATGCAAATTTCTGAATTCCACAAAAAAAGGATACATTTGCTGGTGAAAGAATTAGAATTATTTGATCTATAATAGAAATTTATCCCATGACATATCTGAACAAATTTAATTACACAATGGCCAAATAATagaattgttttaaaaaaaatgggaAAAATCAGAATGGCTGAAGAAACTCAGAGGGTAAGTTTGTAACACAAGTTTCCTGGAGCAACGAAACAACCTAGAGTTGTTAAGATATCAAATAATGAAACGTGGTCAAGAGTGATCATGTATCAAGGGAACTTCTAGgaaaaatgaaaatttaaaaacttTCTTTTGAACTGTACCAAAAAATTAGATATGAAATTTATTAAAGCCACTTAAAGGATGAATTGGCTTGAGTGTTATAGAGTGGGTTTGAAGCTTAATTTTGTCAATTGCTAAAAGTTGGGAGTTTTTAGGAAGAGAAATGACCTAAAGTTGATAGAGGTAGAATGAGTTTACTGAAAAATAATGGAGAAATGCTATGCAAAAAGAGTAGCAAATAGATCAAACGCAGgggaaataaatgaagcattaaACAAACACAATGAAACTTTCATAACTGTAGGTGATTAGCACAGAGGAACTTAAATGCAGTAAAAAGATGGTTCTGGAGAAACTTAAGGGAAATCTTATTCATCCAATGTCCCACATCCCACTGTAATAAAATAGATGGCTACATAGATGCTGGGTAGTTGTTTCAAACTTCCAGAATTTCCTTCATGGAAAAGCTGCAGCAGATTTGAAAAACAGTAAATACCAATTTAAGAAAGAATGATTAGAGCAGTTAGTGTTATATTATGAACTAAGAATGCAGTAACAGGACGCGCAATTTTGATTCTGCCAACTATTttttatgaaggcaaatgtgattaATTCTGATTTTTTAAGATGTAACTAACATTAAAGCTGTCTTTGTAGTGTTCTGATGTAATGACACAATACTCTGCAGTTTTTTGCCTCCATTTGAGGATTGATACATTCACCTCTTGAAGTAACTCGACTGATCCCCAAAATAAAGATTTGGGCCAATTTAAATAAAGAAAAATGAGAAGTGATCTTGTAAAAGGTTGAGTGAATGATTGCTGGGGTGGATGGCAAGAATTTAAGACCCTGACTATTTAGATTTGAGATGAGACACTTACACAAAAGCATAAAAACCTTTAGAATTCTCTGATTCAACAAAGTGTAGACTCAAGCATACTCAATATAAATGACAGTTTAATTATGTTTCTGTTTCATGTTTTTCCACGGGGGAAAATTTTCCTCGCCATGTTAATCCCAGGTATGAAACAGCAAATAATGGACTTGGAATGGAAGCAAGGGAATTGGGAGTTAGTCCAGGAAACTGCAACCAAAATCAAATGAGCCAACCATGATTCTATTGAATTGCAGGAGGCACAACTGACTGAAAGGTTGGCGGCTGTCTTGGTTTACTTAATTCAAgcagaacaaaaacaaaattacaTACACTGGAAACCTTAAAAAAATGTGCTGGAGATTCTTGGGTCAGGAATACCTGGAGAGAGACCGGGTTACATTTCAGGTTGATAACTTACTTACTGTTCTGTTTGTATTGGATCTAGAACATCTTCAGGTTTAATACTACCTAAACACATGGAAAAATGAAATACAGTTATAATACAATTGTTAACAAGATTCTGTTGAAATTTAAGTTAATTTAAATACAAGGAAACATGAATTAACAGAAATTGTTGAAGACTAATGAGCACGTGGTATTGTTTGGGATTGTTGGTGCGAGCAAAAGAATTTGGGGGAATAAATTTTTGTGTTGGCAAAAACAAAACTACACCACAACATACTgtaaatgaggggtgacctcattgaaacacaagggtgatgaaaggtcttgataagagtggatgtggagaggaggtttcctatggtgggagagtctaagaccagaggagacagcctcagaatagaggggcatctttttagcactgagatgaggaggagtttctttagccagagagtggtaaatctgtggaattcactgctacaggcagctgtggaggccaagactttctgtatatttaaggcagaggttgataggttcgtgattaatcagggcatgaaggagcAGGCAgtagattggggttgagagggaaaatggatcggaCAATGAAATAGAGGAgaaactcgataggccaaatggcccaattctgctcctatatcttatggttgtaGTCttaaatgagtttgttgataaTGTGATAGCAGATTACTCACATGTTGGTCCAAATTTTCACTGACAGCATAACATAAACgtattcaatttttaaaaaattaatggaAAGAGTCAAGTAAATAAAGAGTTTTGAAACTGAGTTCAAACTGATGCTGATAATGATAAACATTTTGAACAACACAAATAACTTAAAATTTCCCAAGAAATTCAATGTGGTTATCAtagtaataaaaaaaatacaagcaCAATTACTGGGCAATTTGTTCAGGAGAGATGGTAAGAAACTCATGAAAGCCTGGTCTATGGTATTAAAATTGAATTGAAAAATAACATTATATTTGGAAAATTTCATCCTCCTCACTTGCTTCCCTTGCCTCAAATATACTCTTTCACATTATCTTACATTTGAGGTACCAGCAATTAGAATTGTAAAACAAAATATGAATAAATGGGATCATACCTGTTTTGGACTTTGTAGAGTTAAGAATGGGATGTAATCTCAACAAAATGGCAGGGAGAATGGTTTTCCTGGTTGAGATAGCCACAATGCAGGGCCATATTGTCAAAAAAGTCATTCTGGATAAGGATAAGAAGGGATTTCTTCACTGAAgccagtgaatctttggaatatcCACCTCAAGGGTTGTGAAGCTTAATCATGTATATATTTGAGGCAGATACTTAGAgacctattttttttaaaaaaaagcaccacGGAGGGATATATCCATACATGCTGATCTTTAACCTCAGTGCTATAACCTCAATGGCAAAGTGAACAAGAGGGTCTCAATAGCCTTTTGCTGACATTTGTTGTTTCAGAACTAATTCCAGAGCACTACTGTAATTAAAAGTTAACTCAATTTTTAAAAGAGGTGGATCCTCTAGTAACTAAATGGAAAGCGAATGGCGAAGCAATTTTTGTACATTTTGTTACTTtctatggagaggatgtgggggtggggagaacTGAACAGTTTTACACTTAATGCAATAAATTGAACTTAAATTAGTGTATCAAAATTAATGTTACACCGCAAATTAatccatgttttattgtttacagTTTCAGTACAAAATGCAAAaccagcatttggaaaaccacctGCAGTTGCTGCTGACATCATTTTCTTTTTATCGTCTCACTTGAAAACATCTGAGCCATCTGTACTCACATGTTTGAAAAAAGTTTAAACACAGTGCTTTCAACTCGGCAAAACCAGACTGATGGACCTGTAGATGATCTGGCATCAACAGTAGTGTTAATATAGTAAATTAACTAAATCATATCCTAGTTTTAACCTAATACAAATGTTAAGCAATAAATTTCTTAATTTATGTTAATGAAAAATATTCCAAGAAATAAACTGAAGTGCAAGTGGGACAAGGAGAAATAAAATATACAAGTGGAAGTAAAACTTACATAAATGGTCATGGCAGAACTGAAAGGATTCATGATAGAAATAATATCCAATGCTAATGTACTTTTAAAACACTTAGAAATTAATTTTGCTCAGTTATGAATGAAGATGGCAGTAAATAAGAATCATTTCCAATTATATAAAAAGTTTCTGTTAACCAGGACACTCATCGTAGTTTCCAGAAAGGATAACTGAACGTTCTTTTCCTCCTTTCTGCTATAGTGCCTTAATATTTAGGTATTTGTTAATGTACTAGTATTATTATCAAAGCTTGTATTGCATACAATGTCATGTATTCCACAATTTTTTTACACCATGAACCATTAATATTTTCTCAGTGTTAACACTGTCCTGCATTTGTACCCTTATTAATAGTTTACCTCATTGATCATATTTTTTTGTAATACCACTGAATAAATACTCAATTACGGTCACAAATCAAATGTAGAATAGAAAGCCTTCCTAATTACTCTGCTCAGCAATAAACTGCTCACATTAAAATCTTCTTCTCAAGGTGAGAGCTACTCCCACTGCAAGTGCCAGCATTGCAAACGCAGCAGCTCCACCATAAAGCAAAACAGACGTGGTTGTTTTTGCAGGAATGATCTCCTTAGTAACTTTGGGCTCAGTTAGTGGAGTCGTTTCAACTCCTTCCCGCGTTTCAAGAACTTCTTTTTCCAGTTTGGCTTTTGGGGTATCTTGCCAGACCCCTTTTTTAGTCTCATCTAATTGctttgttatttcttgctgagaTGTTGACTGTTGCATTACACCAGATTCCGATACAATTTTTTCTGCAGCTTCTGGAGTTTTTTCCACCACATCAGAGACTGCTTTTGGGTCCAGTCCTGATAAAAGATCAGTTTTCTGCATTCCAACAGAAGGCTGAACCTCCACTGACATTGTCTGTGGTGCAGATTGTGGTTCTGACTCAACTGTTGCTGTAAGCTCAGTAGTCTTTACCTCCATTTCCTGCCTCTCAACAGCTTCAGTAATTTCTTCCTTTTCTACATGAACAATATCAGAATTAGAAGAATTGTTTTCACTTTTCTCTTCACCACCACCATTACTGTCCAAGCTCTTCATGTCTTCTGGATCTATTGATAGCTGTTGCCAAGACTCTGTTCCAAGTGAAACGGGCAGACCTTCAGTTTGCCAGCTTTGACTAGTAGACAATGATGCTGGCAAACTAGCTGCCTGCCAGGAACTGGTAACAGTGAGTGGTTCAGGAGGACTTACTTGACCAGAGTTGTCACAAGTTAAGATATAAATATCACTGTTCTCGTCCATGGTGTCTCCTCGTTCTTCTTCTtccaaatcaagactgaaaattGTGCCCTAAGAATATTAAAAAAGGGTATTATAAACATTTTTGTAAAAGTACACAATTTTGTCAAAGAACAGAGGAGATTTTTGCATATATAATGGAACCTTCCAGTCACTTGATATTGTATTAGGAGAATGCAATTGTCTATGAGGTGGCAGGCCCATGTAAATGAGTTTTAAAGTTGGTCTGCAAAAAAATAAAACTGGGGAGCAAAATCAATTGATTGTTTGAATTGGAAGCACAAGTTTGATTATTGAAATTACACTAACAGTATTAATTTTCCTGATGGACTGTCATTTTGTTTTAGGGCTCAGGGTTTATGCCGATCAGAGCTAACAATACAACTTAATaaaaagcacagaaacagccatTCAGTCTTTCCTCATCTGTTAACATAATTCTTCTCCTTTCCCACAATTCGCTCGCCCAGCCTGTACTTGCACTTCAAACGCTCCACGTTCCATCCGCTTTAGTGACAACAGTGACTGAATACCATATTAAATTCCTTGTGATTGTCCTGTATCAAGTCTTCCGCACCGTGTGGAAATATTCTCTCTACCTACTCTCAACCAGCTTTAAAGACTTCAGATAGATCACCATCATTAATAAAACACATTCACCATTTTTGTATATCCACATTTgcaatgtacaaacgtttgtaaatagATTTTGCATACACAACACTGTCTTTGTATATTTGTATCAAATGGCAAGTGGACACTCCAAATATCCTAATCAAAAGTGAATGCAGGCTTAGCAATTTTCCTTTCAAATCGCAAATTACATATACACCCAAGGTTTGCTTTTCATGTAGTTTTGCTGACCTATGTTGACCTTCATGAATCAATTATGTGAACATTCTGCAATTAATATTCTCCTGGCCTACACCTTATAATATTGGACGTAAATAAAGGAATTTGAGATGTATTCGACAGTGCAGTACATGAGAGTCTTCAACCCACATATAGACTGACTGGTTCAATGACGATGACTTCACGGAATGCATTATCAGATAATTTTCCTGATCAATATGCAGGAGGAAACAACCAAAGATGATCTCCATTGGATCTCATTTTGATCAACAAGAATAAATTGATTAACATTTTATCAAGGGGGCCTTCAGAAAAGTGACCATGAGAGAATTTTATATTGAGTGATCTTAATTTTATGTAAAACTACGCTTTTAAATTTAAGCAAAGGAACTACAGAGGTACAAGATTTTGCTGTGACTGATTGGAAGAATACATTGAAAGTTATGGTGGGCAGGCAATTCTTAACACAAACAATTTACAAAGTTGCAAATGAAATATATTCCTTCAAGGCAGAATAAAAGAAAAACTGATTCTTCTGTGGGCAACTAGGTAAATTAAATTCATGGAAGAGGCTTAAAGTTGCCAGAAGCAGCCAACATCCTGAGAACTCAAAGAGACCAAGAAACTGATaggcaaaataaaataaaagaacaGACTGGCAACAAACACAGGTTGCAAAAGCATTTAAAATCACTGAAAACACAAATAAAAGCAAACGTGGACCTTATGTA from the Mobula birostris isolate sMobBir1 chromosome 9, sMobBir1.hap1, whole genome shotgun sequence genome contains:
- the bcl2l13 gene encoding bcl-2-like protein 13, translating into MATSLPEGFHYETRYVVLSYLGLAAQENTQLLTGTQSGEHVPLEPAAAEKIKMEVEEELKLLHDEINKAFATTGFECHTSPVFSPANPESSIEDCLAHLGQRVFRELIVQVQEVLQNILVKPLEYELYKEQLNQLTSHTSGWNKVLISLVLLRQLLISSSKPSLKTLVDLGVKYIEETDADYIIQQGGWGTIFSLDLEEEERGDTMDENSDIYILTCDNSGQVSPPEPLTVTSSWQAASLPASLSTSQSWQTEGLPVSLGTESWQQLSIDPEDMKSLDSNGGGEEKSENNSSNSDIVHVEKEEITEAVERQEMEVKTTELTATVESEPQSAPQTMSVEVQPSVGMQKTDLLSGLDPKAVSDVVEKTPEAAEKIVSESGVMQQSTSQQEITKQLDETKKGVWQDTPKAKLEKEVLETREGVETTPLTEPKVTKEIIPAKTTTSVLLYGGAAAFAMLALAVGVALTLRRRF